In Salinibaculum sp. SYNS191, the genomic window TCCTCGCCGACTACCTCATCGCCGAGTCGATGTACGACCGGCTGACCCGCGTCGACCAGAACTTCGAGGTCCACCCGAACCTGGCGAAGGACTGGGAGACGAACGACGACTACACCGTCTGGACGTTCACGCTCGTCGAGAACGCGACGTACTCGAACATGGACGGCGAGACGGTCACCGCGGAGGACGTCAAGGCGACCTACGACTTCCTCACCTCCGAGGAGTTCTCCGGCTCCGCGTCCAGTCTCAGCGGCGTCGACTCCGTCGAGGTCGTCGACGAGACGACCGTCGAGATAACGCTTTCCGAACCCGACCTGAACTTCACGAAGCGCATCTCCGAGACCGGTGGTGCCTTCTTCATCGTCCCGAAGTCGGTGCTGGACGACGACCCCGAGCAGCTCCAGGACACCGACTACGGGAGCGGTCCGCTGAAACTGACCGAGTGGAACCAGAAGAACAACATCGCCTTCGAGGCGGCGTCCGACTACCACATCGACGGCGTCAACGGCGACCCGCTGCCGTACTTCGACAAACTGGAGTGGGAGATTCTCTCCGACAACATCCAGCGCGCCAACTCGCTGTCGGACGGCAGTATCGACGCCGTCAGCCGCATCTCGCCGAACGTCGCCGGTCGCGTCCAGGAGGACTCACAGCTCGTCAAGCAGACGTCGGGGCTGCAGTACCCCATCGTGCTCAACACGACGGTTGAGCCGCTGGACAACGCGAAGGTCCGCAAGGCAATCAAGTACGCACTCGACCGCGAGCAGATTCTCGAAGCCGTCTCACCCGAGGGCGTGCTCGGCCACCACTCGGGCGTCACGCCGGTGCACACCTACTACGACGAGGACTTCGACGTCGGCGACACCTTCGGCACGACGGCCAACACTGAGAAGGCCCAGCAGTTGCTGGAGGAGGCCGGCTACGGCGACGGCCTCGAGATGCAGACCTTCCACTACGACGACGGCGTCCCCGCCAAGGAGGTCATCGCCCAGCTGTTCCAGCAGCAGATGAAGCAGGTCGGCATCGAGTTCGAAATCAACCGGCTCACCGAGGAGACGTGGCTCTCGGAGTACTGGAACACCGACGGCGTCTGGTACATCACGAACTACTCGACGCGCGTGCTGGGCAGTACTGTCCCCCGCCTGGCGCTGCGCTCGGAGGGGCCGTGGAACGAGGCCAACTGGAGCAACGACGCGTACGACGAGGCCTTCCAGCGGGCCCAGTCCGCGACCGACGAGGCGACGAAGGCCGAGGCGATGAAGGAGTGCCAGAAAATCAACCACCGCGAGGGTGCCTGGGTCGGCACCTTCCATCCGAAGATCTACGGCGGGTACAAGAACTACGTCAAGAACTACGACCTCTACCCGACCTACATCAAGGACTTCATCAGCCGGTGCGCAGTTGATAAGTAACTGCTCTGTGAGGGAACGGATATGAATTACCTGTATCTGTTGAAGCGGACGGCAATCGCGCTTCTGTCGATACTCATCGTCGCGTCGGTCGTCTTCGGGGTGACGACCCTCCTCCCCGGGAGCGCCGCGAACATCGTCCTGGGGACGGAAGCGACGGAGGAGGCGATTCAGCAGGTCAATCAGGACCTCGGACTGAATCGGCCGCTGCCGGTGCAGTACGTCGACTTCGTCGGTGGCGTGTTCACCGGTGACTTCGGCGAGAGCCTCATCTCCGGCCAGTCGGTGTCGGCGATGGTCTGGCCGCGACTGCTGCGCACGCTACAGTTGGCGGCTGTCGCCATGCTCATCTCCGCCATCACGGCCATCCCGCTGGGGATACTCGCCGCCGCCAAGCGGAACACGTTCGTCGACCACATCGTGACCAGCGGGTCCTACGTCGGGTTGAGCATCCCGTCTTTCGTCAGTGCGACGCTGCTGTTGATGTTTCTCACGACGCCGCCACTGGAACTGTTCCCGAAGGGCGGGTACGTGCCGCTCAGTCAGGGGGTGGTACCGTGGCTCCACCACCTCCTCCTGCCGGCCATCGCGATGAACACCATCATCCTCGCGTACGTGTTGCGCCAGACCCGGTCGTCGATGGTCGAGACGCTGGAGTCCGACTACATCCGGACGGCGCGGCTGAAGGGCGTCGCCGAGCGCAACGTCCTGTTCAAGCACGGCCTGCGGAACGGACTCCTCCCGACCGTGACGGTGCTCGCGCTGAACTTCGGGTGGATGATGGGTAGCGTCGTCATCATCGAACAGATATTCGCGTTCCCCGGGATGGGGGAACTCATCGTCCAGGCGATAGAGAACCGCAATCTGCCGGTCATCCAGGCGGGGATTCTCGTCCCGACCATCGCGTTCATCCTCGCGAACTTCGCGGCGGACGTGGTGTACACGCTCCTGGACCCGCGCATCAGCCTGGGGGAGCAATAGATGGCGACTGACAATCCAACGCAGGACGACTCGGCGGGGCTGACACTCCCGCCGATTGTCGGGAAACTGCTCGGCAACCGTCGTATCCTCATCGGACTCGCCTTCCTGGTGCCCATCGTCCTCGTCGCGATTCTCGGCGAGTCCGTCGCGCCCTACGACCCGA contains:
- a CDS encoding ABC transporter substrate-binding protein, coding for MPPVDTDTTVTTDRRSILRLGATLGTLGITGLAGCSSGDGGDGSDGGDTIQSDDDSTGTAESLPQGGTFTIGAQQGVQTMSPFRGFLADYLIAESMYDRLTRVDQNFEVHPNLAKDWETNDDYTVWTFTLVENATYSNMDGETVTAEDVKATYDFLTSEEFSGSASSLSGVDSVEVVDETTVEITLSEPDLNFTKRISETGGAFFIVPKSVLDDDPEQLQDTDYGSGPLKLTEWNQKNNIAFEAASDYHIDGVNGDPLPYFDKLEWEILSDNIQRANSLSDGSIDAVSRISPNVAGRVQEDSQLVKQTSGLQYPIVLNTTVEPLDNAKVRKAIKYALDREQILEAVSPEGVLGHHSGVTPVHTYYDEDFDVGDTFGTTANTEKAQQLLEEAGYGDGLEMQTFHYDDGVPAKEVIAQLFQQQMKQVGIEFEINRLTEETWLSEYWNTDGVWYITNYSTRVLGSTVPRLALRSEGPWNEANWSNDAYDEAFQRAQSATDEATKAEAMKECQKINHREGAWVGTFHPKIYGGYKNYVKNYDLYPTYIKDFISRCAVDK
- a CDS encoding ABC transporter permease, which translates into the protein MNYLYLLKRTAIALLSILIVASVVFGVTTLLPGSAANIVLGTEATEEAIQQVNQDLGLNRPLPVQYVDFVGGVFTGDFGESLISGQSVSAMVWPRLLRTLQLAAVAMLISAITAIPLGILAAAKRNTFVDHIVTSGSYVGLSIPSFVSATLLLMFLTTPPLELFPKGGYVPLSQGVVPWLHHLLLPAIAMNTIILAYVLRQTRSSMVETLESDYIRTARLKGVAERNVLFKHGLRNGLLPTVTVLALNFGWMMGSVVIIEQIFAFPGMGELIVQAIENRNLPVIQAGILVPTIAFILANFAADVVYTLLDPRISLGEQ